A window of the Lates calcarifer isolate ASB-BC8 linkage group LG18, TLL_Latcal_v3, whole genome shotgun sequence genome harbors these coding sequences:
- the syt10 gene encoding synaptotagmin-10 isoform X2 translates to MDHRPPGSSGVQWLNRRDMSVRTEDSITLCQRALQIVTELCLTGHVDREKCSDIFPLESNILGKGHADISISLLAVVVGFCGLALLVVSLFVFWKLCWPIWRSKALSAHAENGLHVGFPEAPPLNSPPITESKAAEVEKKYPPEVKLNGRSSVKLLEAAMKISQTSPDIPAEVQTALREKLSQQAKIQRQTTEPTSSSRHNSFRRHLPRQMNVTSVDFSMDTVPLRQSSTVSIGRIKPELYKQKSVDSEGEDKEPVETCGKLSFSLRYDYEEQALVVRILKALDLPAKDFTGTSDPYVKIYLLPERKKKFQTRVHRKNLNPMFDETFCFPVAYDELCNRKLHFSVYDFDRFTSHDMIGEVVVDNLFELSDLSREAVVWKDIHAATTESIDLGEIMYSLCYLPTAGRMTLTVIKCRNLKAMDITGSSDPYVKVYLICDGRRLKKRKTTTKKSTLNPVYNEAIIFDIPPENVEQVSLSIMVMDYDRVGHNEVIGVCRAGPDAEGLGRDHWNEMLAYPRKPITHWHALGEWPGRAASFESQGSCPSPKPPQTP, encoded by the exons ATGGACCACCGCCCTCCCGGCTCCTCCGGCGTGCAATGGCTTAACAGGAGAGACATGAGTGTCCGGACGGAGGACAGCATCACCTTGTGCCAAAGGGCTCTCCAAATCGTTACGGAACTTTGTCTCACGGGACACGTAGACCGGGAGAAATGTTCGGATATATTTCCCCTGGAGAGCAACATACTAGGTAAAGGACACGCAG ACATCTCTATTAGTCTCCTTGCTGTGGTCGTGGGTTTCTGTGGCCTCGCCCTGTTGGtagtctctctctttgttttttggaaGCTGTGCTGGCCCATTTGGAGGAGCAAGGCTCTGTCAGCCCACGCTGAAAATGGTCTCCATGTGGGTTTCCCTGAGGCACCTCCACTCAACTCCCCGCCGATCACTGAGAGTAAAGCGGCGGAGGTGGAGAAGAAGTACCCGCCAGAGGTGAAGCTGAATGGACGGAGCTCCGTCAAGCTCCTGGAGGCGGCCATGAAGATCAGCCAGACGTCTCCGGACATCCCTGCAGAGGTGCAGACAGCCCTGAGGGAGAAGCTCAGCCAACAAGCTAAAATCCAGAGGCAGACCACAGAGCCAACCTCCTCTTCAAG GCACAATTCATTCCGGCGCCACCTGCCTCGTCAGATGAATGTCACCAGTGTTGACTTCAGCATGGACACAGTGCCTCTTCGCCAGTCTTCTACAGTGAGCATCGGAAGAATAAAACCTGAACTCTACAAGCAGAAGTCTGTGGATTCAGAGGGGGAGGACAAAGAGCCTGTGGAGACTTGCGGAAAGCTTAGCTTCTCACTGCGGTACGACTACGAGGAGCAAGCTTTGGTGGTCAGAATCCTCAAGGCCTTAGACCTGCCCGCCAAGGACTTCACGGGCACTTCTGACCCTTATGTGAAGATCTACTTGCTgccagagaggaagaagaagttCCAGACGCGTGTCCACCGCAAGAACCTGAATCCCATGTTTGATGAGACCTTTTGTTTCCCCGTGGCGTACGATGAGCTTTGCAACCGCAAACTACACTTCAGTGTCTACGACTTTGACCGCTTCACCAGCCATGATATGATTGGCGAGGTGGTGGTGGACAACCTCTTTGAACTCTCTGATCTTTCTAGGGAGGCGGTGGTGTGGAAGGATATTCACGCAGCAACTACA GAGAGCATTGACCTGGGAGAGATCATGTACTCGCTGTGCTACCTCCCCACAGCGGGGAGAATGACCCTAACAGTCATCAAATGCAGAAACCTCAAAGCCATGGACATCACAGGCTCCTCAG ATCCATATGTGAAGGTTTACCTGATATGTGACGGACGGAGGTTAAAGAAGCGAAAAACAACAACCAAGAAAAGCACACTTAATCCAGTGTACAACGAGGCCATCATCTTCGACATTCCCCCCGAGAACGTTGAACAAGTCAGTTTATCCATCATGGTGATGGACTATGATCG GGTTGGACACAATGAGGTGATTGGTGTATGTCGAGCCGGGCCAGATGCTGAGGGCCTTGGACGAGATCACTGGAACGAAATGTTGGCTTATCCACGGAAGCCCATCACACACTGGCATGCTCTGGGAGAG TGGCCTGGAAGAGCAGCAAGCTTTGAGAGTCAAGGTTCATGTCCTTCACCCAAACCTCCACAGACACCCTGA
- the syt10 gene encoding synaptotagmin-10 isoform X1 codes for MIHRANFVFKYQNTKYQEQMGNPNAFFSSVMEQVFLPVLWFCMTLYCPALSNRHTCCPLFLTACFLSFFLFLPCMFVCHILSLACFSLCLLLCSPLLVSPWLHVDISISLLAVVVGFCGLALLVVSLFVFWKLCWPIWRSKALSAHAENGLHVGFPEAPPLNSPPITESKAAEVEKKYPPEVKLNGRSSVKLLEAAMKISQTSPDIPAEVQTALREKLSQQAKIQRQTTEPTSSSRHNSFRRHLPRQMNVTSVDFSMDTVPLRQSSTVSIGRIKPELYKQKSVDSEGEDKEPVETCGKLSFSLRYDYEEQALVVRILKALDLPAKDFTGTSDPYVKIYLLPERKKKFQTRVHRKNLNPMFDETFCFPVAYDELCNRKLHFSVYDFDRFTSHDMIGEVVVDNLFELSDLSREAVVWKDIHAATTESIDLGEIMYSLCYLPTAGRMTLTVIKCRNLKAMDITGSSDPYVKVYLICDGRRLKKRKTTTKKSTLNPVYNEAIIFDIPPENVEQVSLSIMVMDYDRVGHNEVIGVCRAGPDAEGLGRDHWNEMLAYPRKPITHWHALGEWPGRAASFESQGSCPSPKPPQTP; via the exons ATGATACACAGAGCAAACTTTGTATTTAAATATCAGAACACAAAATATCAAGAGCAGATGGGAAACCCAAatgcttttttctcttcagtcaTGGAACAAGTGTTTCTCCCAGTGCTGTGGTTTTGTATGACTTTATATTGTCCTGCTTTATCAAACAGGCACACATGCTGCCCCCTCTTTCTTACAGCTtgctttctctccttttttctctttctcccttgcATGTTTGTCTGTCATATTTTGTCCCTCGCTTGTTTCTCCTTGTGTCTccttctctgttctcctctaCTGGTCTCTCCATGGTTACATGTAGACATCTCTATTAGTCTCCTTGCTGTGGTCGTGGGTTTCTGTGGCCTCGCCCTGTTGGtagtctctctctttgttttttggaaGCTGTGCTGGCCCATTTGGAGGAGCAAGGCTCTGTCAGCCCACGCTGAAAATGGTCTCCATGTGGGTTTCCCTGAGGCACCTCCACTCAACTCCCCGCCGATCACTGAGAGTAAAGCGGCGGAGGTGGAGAAGAAGTACCCGCCAGAGGTGAAGCTGAATGGACGGAGCTCCGTCAAGCTCCTGGAGGCGGCCATGAAGATCAGCCAGACGTCTCCGGACATCCCTGCAGAGGTGCAGACAGCCCTGAGGGAGAAGCTCAGCCAACAAGCTAAAATCCAGAGGCAGACCACAGAGCCAACCTCCTCTTCAAG GCACAATTCATTCCGGCGCCACCTGCCTCGTCAGATGAATGTCACCAGTGTTGACTTCAGCATGGACACAGTGCCTCTTCGCCAGTCTTCTACAGTGAGCATCGGAAGAATAAAACCTGAACTCTACAAGCAGAAGTCTGTGGATTCAGAGGGGGAGGACAAAGAGCCTGTGGAGACTTGCGGAAAGCTTAGCTTCTCACTGCGGTACGACTACGAGGAGCAAGCTTTGGTGGTCAGAATCCTCAAGGCCTTAGACCTGCCCGCCAAGGACTTCACGGGCACTTCTGACCCTTATGTGAAGATCTACTTGCTgccagagaggaagaagaagttCCAGACGCGTGTCCACCGCAAGAACCTGAATCCCATGTTTGATGAGACCTTTTGTTTCCCCGTGGCGTACGATGAGCTTTGCAACCGCAAACTACACTTCAGTGTCTACGACTTTGACCGCTTCACCAGCCATGATATGATTGGCGAGGTGGTGGTGGACAACCTCTTTGAACTCTCTGATCTTTCTAGGGAGGCGGTGGTGTGGAAGGATATTCACGCAGCAACTACA GAGAGCATTGACCTGGGAGAGATCATGTACTCGCTGTGCTACCTCCCCACAGCGGGGAGAATGACCCTAACAGTCATCAAATGCAGAAACCTCAAAGCCATGGACATCACAGGCTCCTCAG ATCCATATGTGAAGGTTTACCTGATATGTGACGGACGGAGGTTAAAGAAGCGAAAAACAACAACCAAGAAAAGCACACTTAATCCAGTGTACAACGAGGCCATCATCTTCGACATTCCCCCCGAGAACGTTGAACAAGTCAGTTTATCCATCATGGTGATGGACTATGATCG GGTTGGACACAATGAGGTGATTGGTGTATGTCGAGCCGGGCCAGATGCTGAGGGCCTTGGACGAGATCACTGGAACGAAATGTTGGCTTATCCACGGAAGCCCATCACACACTGGCATGCTCTGGGAGAG TGGCCTGGAAGAGCAGCAAGCTTTGAGAGTCAAGGTTCATGTCCTTCACCCAAACCTCCACAGACACCCTGA